ATAGCCGACATTGACCATTTTAAGCGCGTAAACGACATCTACGGCCACCAGTTCGGCGACGCGGTGCTGAAGAAAGTGGGGGAACTGCTGAAAGACGGAGTTTATGAAACCGACTTCGTCGGCCGCTACGGCGGAGAAGAATTCGGCATTGTCCTGCCCAGGGCGGACGCAGCCGGCGTTCTCAGGAAAGCCGAAGCTCTGCGCCTGAGGATAGCCGGGGAAAATTTTCAGTTGGGCTTTGAAAGTGTTAGAATAACGGTGTCCATCGGAATAGCCCATTTCCCGCGCGACGGCCGCAACGCATCAGAGTTGTTTGCCAAAGCCGATGCCGCGCTTTACGCCGCCAAGGAAGGCGGCCGCAACCGCGTTGTGGACGCGGGCAGTGTATAACGGTTGTTCCAACTGCGCCATAAGCCGTATGCTTTAGGCCATAAGCTGTATAGGAAATTACTTAAAAGCGTATGGCATATGGCGTAAAGCTTATGGCAGCCTGTTGCATTAACTTTGTTTTTTGGAGGATTAAATGGAAGACCCCAACATAACCAACCCGACCCCTGCTCCGGCCCCGATTCCTTCCGCGCCGAAGCCGGCGGCGGTTTCGCAGACCAGGATATGGTTGAAGGCAGTGGCTTTGCTTTACGCTGTTTCGCTGTTCGCCGCTTTTACGGTAATCTCAAGGGCCGACACCACGAAAAAACTCAAATCCAAGGATATGGATCTTTCCGGGCTTTCCAGCCTGATGGCGGCCAAAAAAGACGCGGTGGCCGTTATCCCCATTTACGGGGTCATTACACAGAGCGATTCCTCAAGGGTATGGGAGCGCGGCAGCCAGCAGATAGCCCGTAAAATTAAGACCATGGCCGATAAAAAAGAGGTTAAGGCCATACTGCTTGACATAAACTCGCCGGGCGGCTCGGTCGGCGCCGTTCAGGACATATATTCCGCTATCATGAGGGCCAAAAGGGAAACAAAAAAACCTTTTGTCGCCAGGTTCGGGGATGTGTCGGCTAGCGGAGGCTATTATGTGGCAAGCGCCTGCGATAAAATAGTGGCGCAGCCCGGTACCATTACGGGTTCCATCGGTGTTATTTTCAACGCCAGCAACCTGGAAGGCTTGTTTAAAAAAATCGGCGTCAAAAGCGAAGTGATAAAATCCGGCAAGTTCAAGGATATCGGCTCGGTATCAAGAGAAATGACTCCGGAGGAAAGGAAGCTTTTGCAGGCCATAATAGACGATTCTTACTCCCAGTTCGTGAACGCCGTGGCCGAAGGCAGAAAAATGCCGGTTGAGAAAGTTAAGCTTGTCGCCGACGGCAGGATTTTCAGCGGGCGTCAGGCCGTTGATGAAGGACTGGTGGATTCTTTGGGCGATCTGCCGGATGCCCTGAATCTCGCCGGCGAGCTTTCCGGCCTCGGCAAAAATCCGCGCATTATACGGGACACAGACCCTTTTGAGCAGTTCTTTTCCATGATGGACTCAAAATTGTCTTTTTTCGGCTCGGCTAAACTTGGAGAAGCGTTGAATATCTCCCCTAAACTTGAATTCCGCTGGTACGGGATATAGCAGCGGATAGAAAATAGCGATTAGCGAATAGGGAAGGAGTTCTTTATGAATTTTTTTGGCACACTTTCGGGGTTGGTCGATTCCACCAAAGAAACTCTTGAAAACCCCTCCGGCATTGATTTCGCCCGGCCGGGGCTTGCCGGTTATGCCGTGGGGACATTGAGCATATTTGTTTTTTTCAGGATGGGAGCGCTCGTGCCGCCCGGTTTTTTTTCTCTCCTGTCGCTCTTTGCGGCGGTTTTGGCCGTTAATTTTTTGTTTGCCGGCGTCATCCATCTTTTTCTTGAAATGACGGGCGCACCCGGCAGCGCGGGCAGGCTGTTTTCTCTTTTTGGAATAGGGGAATTCTTCTGGACATTGCTTTTGCCTTTCGGATTCCTGGGCAAGCTCGGCTATTTAAATTCTTTTCTCTGGTTTTCGCTCTGCTTTCTTTTTGTTTTTTGCGCCAGGATAGAGTTCATCAGGCGGCTTTATTTTGTTTCCCGCAACAAGGCTCTGCTCGCCGTCTGGCTGCCGTACGCGGGCGTCGCAGCCGCGCTCACGGCCTCTTTCATATACGCCATAGTCTGGCTGGTCTGGCTGGTGGTTTGATAGGCTACAGGCTGAAGGCTGAGGGCTGAAGGTAAAGGCGTATAAAATACAGACTCTCTGGTATTCAATCTTGAATCTATGATCTTTTTCTTCTATCGTTCCTTCAGCCTATTCGTATAAAACGATGTCCGCCGCGCCTGTTGCCAATTCCGAAATAGCCCGGCTTTTTAACGAAGCCGCCGTGCTGCTTGAACTTTCAAACGAAAACATTTTCCGCGTCAGGGCCTATCAGAAAGCGGCCCTGATAATTGAAGGCCTTACCGCAAATGCCGCGGAACTCGGCCCGGAAAAGCTGACGGCTATTGACGGCATAGGCAAAGGCGTAGCCGGGCATATAGCCGAGATCGCCAAAAGCGGCACTTTCCGGGACCTTGAGGTTTTGAGAAAGAAATTCCCGCGCGGCCTTATTGAAATTTTAAAAGTGCAGGGCATAGGCGCTAAAAGAGCCAGACTTCTTTACGAAAAGCTGGGAGTGGACTCGCTTGAAAAACTGAAGGCGCTGGCGCTTAAAGGAAAGATCCGCGCTCTTGAAGGCTTTGGCGCCAAGGTTGAGGAAAATATCCTTGCCGGAGTTCAAAGCCTTAAGGCGGCTTCGCCGGAGCGTATGCTTTACTGGCCTGCCAGGCAGCTCGCCCTTAGCCTGCTTGAACGCCTGGGCGCCCTCGGCGCAGAAAAAGCGGTTTACGCCGGCTCTTTGCGCAGGGGCAGGGAAACGGTGGGCGACCTTGACCTGCTTTGCGCGGGCAGACCCGACGGCGCGCTTACAGCTGAATTTTCGAAATTGCCCGAGGCGGCGAAGGTTTTATCCCTGGGTCCCACAAAGGTTTCCGTAATTCTTTCCGCCGGCATTCAGTGCGACCTGCGCGTGGTGCCGCCGGAAGGTTACGGAGCGGCGCTCAATTATTTCACCGGCTCAAAAGAGCACAATATTATTTTGCGCGAGCTCGCGCTTAAAAAAGGCCTTACCCTGAACGAGTACGGTCTTTTCCGGCTGGAAGACAAGGAGCGCAAACGCCCTGTGGCCGCCAAGACCGAGCAGGAAATTTACTCCGCTCTGGGTCTTAAATATATCGCGCCTGAATTAAGGGAAGGCCGCGGCGAAATTGAGCTGGCGCTCAAGGACAAGCTGCCCAGGCTGGTTGAGCTGAAAGATATAAAGGGCGACGCGCATAACCACACCAGTATTTCAGACGGAAAGAACTCTATGTCCGAGATGCTCGAGGCGGCCAAAGCCATAGGCTATGAGTGGATCTTCCTTGGCGACCATTCAAAATCGCTGGGGGTCGTTCACGGCATGGATTACAAAGAATATCTGTCCAGTAAAGCCGGACTGCTTGAAACTGCAAAACGTTTTCCCGGGCTTAAAGCCGGGCGCTCCATAGAGATGGAGATAGACAAAAAAGGCCGGCTGGAATTTTCAGACGGGGACATAAAAGATGTGGACCTGGTGGTGGCTTCGGTGCATTCCTCCATGCGCCTCGGCGAGGAAGAAATGACCGCCAGAGTCGTTGCCGCGATGGCGAACCCCTGCGTGGACGCAATTGCCCATCCTTCGGGACGCCTGCTGAATAAACGCGAGCCGTACAAAATAAATTACGCCGCGGTTCTTGAGGCCGCCCGCCGCTATGGAACGGCTTTGGAAATAAACGGCCAGCCCGAGCGGCAGGATTTGACGGATGTAACAGCCAGAATGGCTAAAGAGGCGGGGCTGAAGCTTTTACTTTCAAGCGACGCTCATTCGGCCGCCCAGCTTGCCTACATGGAGCAGGCGGTTATTGTGGCCCGCCGCGCGGGCCTTACAAAAGAAGATATTTTAAATTGCCTGTCATTCGAGGATTTTTGCGGATGGATCCGCGAACGAAGGGCCGGAGCAAGAAAACTGCCATAAGCTTTAAGCCATAGGCCATAGGCTATAAGGAACTCCTTAAAAAAAGCCTACGGCATATGGCGTATGGCATACGGCAAAAATTAGTTCTTTTTAAGGAACAACTTATGTCCAAAATACCCCAGATCAAAGAATACCAGGGCCTGCCGGTGGTAACGGCGGAAAAAATGAGATACCTGGATAAAATAGTCTCCATGGAATATTCCATGCCGGAGCTAACGCTTATGGAAAACGCGGGCGCCGCCGTGGCCCGTGAGGCGCTTGCTTTCGCCAAAGCGGCTCTTTTAAAGGATGCCGCCGGTCTGAAGGCCGCTGTCTGCTGCGGGCGCGGCAATAACGGCGGCGACGGGTTAGTGGCGGCGCGCTATCTTAAGGCCGCCGGCGGCGTGCCTGAGGTTTTTATAGTGGCCCCGTCCGAGCGCGGCTACGGCGAGCTGACGGTAAAAAATATTGAGCGGGCTAAAGCTGAAGGCGTAAAAATAACGCTTTTGGCAAAAGAAAATATAGAAAGTCTGGCCGGGGAATTCTTAAAGGCGGACATACTGCTTGACGCTCTTTTGGGGGCCGGCTCGGTAGGCAAACCCACAGGTCCCGTGCGCCGGGTGATACAGCTTATGAACAAGAGCGCCAAGCCTATAATAGCCGTGGATATCCCTTCGGGCTTGAGCCCCGATACCGGCCATCACAGCGGGGTTTTTATAATCGCGAAAGCCACTTTTACTCTCGGTTTCGCCAAATCCGGCCTGATGGCCGCTCACGCCCAGCCAAATACCGGCGAAATAAAAGTGCTGGACATAGGATATCCCAAAGAATTGGTTGAAAAGGCGAGGGGATAGGTTAGTAAATGTAGTTCTTTTGGATTTCCTTTTGGAATTAGATGGCGCGGGTGGCGGGGGAGCTGGATAAGGCCGTCTGTTGCGCATAGCGCTTGATACGGCACGTCCATAGGCCAGCAAAACCCTCCGGAGCCCGACGCTTGCGTAGCGCGGAGGGCGAGGATGGGAAGGGCGGGCACGGTGTGCCCGACCCTGTTTTTGCGTTCCAGTCCCCCGACAGGACCCGCAAACCCCGTCAACAGCTACCCACGCTAAAGTCGGAAGACCCATACATGAAAAAGGCAAAGTGCAAAATGTAAAATGCGGGTATTAAGGGACAACTTACATGCAATTCTTTAACGAAAACACTATTTATTTTCTGGTAGTGGACCGGTTTCTTAACAGCGACCCTTCTAACGACAATTGCCGCAACCCGGAGGCCTTTGACGCCGCGCAAAAAGACTGGTGCAAATACTGGGGCGGCGACCTCGCCGGCGTTATTGACAAACTGGATTACCTAAAAGAGCTGGGCGCCTCGGCTCTGTGGCTTACCCCGCTGTTTGACCAGGCCGACGGACTGGTGGATGTGGAGGGGCGCGGCATAGCGGCTTACCACGGCTACTGGGCCAAGGATTTCAAGCGGATGGACGAGCATCTGGTTTCCAACCAGGAAGACATCAGGGTCTTCGCTTCACATGATACTATTCTTGACCGTCTGGCCGCGGCCATGCACAAAAGGGATATGAAGCTGATACTTGACATAGTCTGCAACCATTCAAGCCCGGCGCATAGGCCGGACGACGGCGGGAAAGTGACGAAAGGCGAGCTTTACGACGACGGCGAACTGCTGACTTCCTACGAGAACGACACGCTCGGCTGGTATCACCGCAATGGCGGCGTCACCGACTGGAACTCGGCATGGCAGGTGGAGAACGAGGAACTCTGCGGCCTGGCGGATTTCAACGAGTCAAAGATCGGCTACCGGACCTATATCAAGGAAGCCATGAAACTCTGGGTGGACAAGGGGGCCGACGGCCTGCGCGTGGATACCGTAAAGCACATGCCGCTCTGGTTCTGGCAGGAATTCGTTTCGGACATGCTTTTCCACAAACCGGAGCTGTTCATTTTCGGGGAATGGTTTCAGGGAGGGGCGAACGACCCTTTCTCCGTGCATTTCGCGAACGCCAGCGGCATGGGTATGCTGGATTTTTCGCTCCAGAACGCCATCGAGTCATGCCTGGCGAAGAACGCTGACGGCGGTTTTTGCTGTATTGAGGCGGTTTTTAAAAAAGACGCCCTTTTCAACAATTGCCACGAACTGGTCACTTTCGTAGACAATCACGACATGCCGCGGTTTTTGTCGGTGGGGGGAACGCCTGAACGCCTGCG
The sequence above is a segment of the Elusimicrobiota bacterium genome. Coding sequences within it:
- the sppA gene encoding signal peptide peptidase SppA, whose translation is MEDPNITNPTPAPAPIPSAPKPAAVSQTRIWLKAVALLYAVSLFAAFTVISRADTTKKLKSKDMDLSGLSSLMAAKKDAVAVIPIYGVITQSDSSRVWERGSQQIARKIKTMADKKEVKAILLDINSPGGSVGAVQDIYSAIMRAKRETKKPFVARFGDVSASGGYYVASACDKIVAQPGTITGSIGVIFNASNLEGLFKKIGVKSEVIKSGKFKDIGSVSREMTPEERKLLQAIIDDSYSQFVNAVAEGRKMPVEKVKLVADGRIFSGRQAVDEGLVDSLGDLPDALNLAGELSGLGKNPRIIRDTDPFEQFFSMMDSKLSFFGSAKLGEALNISPKLEFRWYGI
- the polX gene encoding DNA polymerase/3'-5' exonuclease PolX; its protein translation is MSAAPVANSEIARLFNEAAVLLELSNENIFRVRAYQKAALIIEGLTANAAELGPEKLTAIDGIGKGVAGHIAEIAKSGTFRDLEVLRKKFPRGLIEILKVQGIGAKRARLLYEKLGVDSLEKLKALALKGKIRALEGFGAKVEENILAGVQSLKAASPERMLYWPARQLALSLLERLGALGAEKAVYAGSLRRGRETVGDLDLLCAGRPDGALTAEFSKLPEAAKVLSLGPTKVSVILSAGIQCDLRVVPPEGYGAALNYFTGSKEHNIILRELALKKGLTLNEYGLFRLEDKERKRPVAAKTEQEIYSALGLKYIAPELREGRGEIELALKDKLPRLVELKDIKGDAHNHTSISDGKNSMSEMLEAAKAIGYEWIFLGDHSKSLGVVHGMDYKEYLSSKAGLLETAKRFPGLKAGRSIEMEIDKKGRLEFSDGDIKDVDLVVASVHSSMRLGEEEMTARVVAAMANPCVDAIAHPSGRLLNKREPYKINYAAVLEAARRYGTALEINGQPERQDLTDVTARMAKEAGLKLLLSSDAHSAAQLAYMEQAVIVARRAGLTKEDILNCLSFEDFCGWIRERRAGARKLP
- a CDS encoding NAD(P)H-hydrate epimerase — translated: MSKIPQIKEYQGLPVVTAEKMRYLDKIVSMEYSMPELTLMENAGAAVAREALAFAKAALLKDAAGLKAAVCCGRGNNGGDGLVAARYLKAAGGVPEVFIVAPSERGYGELTVKNIERAKAEGVKITLLAKENIESLAGEFLKADILLDALLGAGSVGKPTGPVRRVIQLMNKSAKPIIAVDIPSGLSPDTGHHSGVFIIAKATFTLGFAKSGLMAAHAQPNTGEIKVLDIGYPKELVEKARG
- a CDS encoding alpha-amylase family glycosyl hydrolase gives rise to the protein MQFFNENTIYFLVVDRFLNSDPSNDNCRNPEAFDAAQKDWCKYWGGDLAGVIDKLDYLKELGASALWLTPLFDQADGLVDVEGRGIAAYHGYWAKDFKRMDEHLVSNQEDIRVFASHDTILDRLAAAMHKRDMKLILDIVCNHSSPAHRPDDGGKVTKGELYDDGELLTSYENDTLGWYHRNGGVTDWNSAWQVENEELCGLADFNESKIGYRTYIKEAMKLWVDKGADGLRVDTVKHMPLWFWQEFVSDMLFHKPELFIFGEWFQGGANDPFSVHFANASGMGMLDFSLQNAIESCLAKNADGGFCCIEAVFKKDALFNNCHELVTFVDNHDMPRFLSVGGTPERLRLALGLIMTCRGTPCIYYGTEQYLHNDTNGGADPYNRPMMERWDATTPAFKLIKALAQVRKENLAVQRGSQRVKSASENIYAYTRVYLDNCCLAVFNKGPASEVTLENIELPDGVYTDVLTQSPARVSGGKIEKLRLEKDSLLVFSRAAAPSDGHTLIVTFMLNGFKTAWGQKIFVTGNCPELGNWDLDRAFPLEYINDNLWMEGLPLKHPPGASVAYKFIVKSPDGAVLYEDRPAHVRRLPPEGGLLLKHAWV